The proteins below come from a single Miscanthus floridulus cultivar M001 chromosome 1, ASM1932011v1, whole genome shotgun sequence genomic window:
- the LOC136475087 gene encoding serine/arginine-rich splicing factor SR45-like translates to MAKPRRGRSASRSSSGSSSRSPSHSVSSGSVSSRSRSCSRSFSSSSSQSRSRSPPPAKGSSPGARKGRSPSLPPKKGSPSKKVRSPSPPPKKASPPRKASPPAESAVLCIDHLSRNVNEAHLKEIFASPRMKPASPPRKRSPNRRAESPRHPPDPSPRRRPDSPPIRRRPDPSPVRRGDTPPRRRPLSPVRRRSPSPPPRRHRSPMRPSPRRGRGSPSPRRRSPGPLRRR, encoded by the exons ATGGCGAAGCCTCGGCGCGGCCGCTCCGCGTCTCGCTCCTCCTCGGGCTCTTCCTCCCGCTCGCCGTCCCACTCCGTCTCCTCCGGCTCCGTCTCGTCCCGCTCCCGGTCGTGCTCCCGCTCcttctcgtcgtcgtcctcccagTCCCGGAGCCGCTCCCCTCCTCCGGCTAAGGGTAG TTCGCCTGGAGCACGAAAAGGCCGATCACCTTCGCTGCCCCCCAAAAAGGGCTCACCCTCAAAGAAAGTCCGTTCGCCATCACCACCACCTAAAAAGGCTTCACCCCCTAG GAAAGCGTCACCTCCTGCCGAGTCGGCTGTTCTCTGCATTGATCACTTATCAAGGAATGTTAATGAGGCTCACTTGAAAGAGATATTTG CATCTCCACGAATGAAGCCAGCTTCGCCTCCACGGAAACGATCTCCAAATCGAAGGGCTGAATCACCCAGGCATCCACCTGACCCATCACCTAGGCGTCGTCCTGATTCTCCGCCTATTCGTCGCCGACCAGATCCTTCTCCTGTCAGGCGTGGTGACACACCTCCTCGCAGGAGACCACTATCTCCAGTTAGAAGGCGTTCTCCTTCTCCACCACCTAGGAGGCATAGGTCACCGATGCG TCCTTCACCTAGGAGGGGACGTGGCAGCCCATCACCACGCAGGCGCTCCCCTGGTCCTCTTAGGCGGCGGTGA